In Labrys monachus, the genomic stretch TCGAACAGGGCGTGATCCACATGATGAGCAAGCGCGCCGAGATCGAGCTGCTCGATGCCATCAGCGTCTATTTCCATCATGCCACGCCGGGTCTGGGCCCCGATGTCGAGATCTACCAGAACGCCGAATGGGGGCTTCGCCAGCGCGACAAGGCGGTGCGCGGCATGCGCTACTTCGACAGCGTGCTCCGGCAGCGGCCCTTCATTGCCGGCCACGCCTTCTCGATGGCCGATATCGCCGTCATCGGCGGCCTTATCTTCGCGGAACTCGTCGGCCTCCCCGTGCCGGCCGAATGCGAGGCGCTGCGTGCCTGGTACGCCCGGATGCAGCAGCGTCCCAGCGTCCGGAACCGGATCACGATGTCCCCCCCCTCCAAGGCGGCGACCTGACATCCCGACGCCGCCCGGTCGAACAAGAGCAGCGGCGGGGCTTCGGCGGTTTCCTGTTCCGCCTGCTGGCGTGCGGCAATCGGCGGGTGTCACCCGAGATCGGACGTTCAATCTTGGGCTGTCGGCCGTATGACGATGCTGCCGACGTCGACATCGGCAGGCTGCTCGATCGCGTAGGCGACGCCACGGGCGATCGAAGACGGCGGGATTCCGATATCGGCAACGCGTTCTCCGATCGCCTCCTTCACGGCGCGATCGGTTATCGAGCTTGCAAAGTTGGTCGAGGTCATCCCCGGCGAAACCTCGGTGACCCGCAGATGTGGTCCCGCTTCCTGTCTCAACGCTTCGCTGATGGTCCGCACGGCGTTCTTGGTCGCCGCATAGACACCCATGGTCGGGAGGATCTTGATCCCCGCGGTCGAGACGATGTTGATGACGTGGCCCGACTGCTGACGCTTGAAGACGGGCAATGCGGCAGCGATGCCGTAAAGCGTGCCCCGCAGATTGACGTCGATCATGGCGTCCCAGTCCTCGACGCGCAACGCATCGAAACGGGATATCGGCCCGATCCCCGCATTGTTCACGATGACGTCCAGCCGGCCACCTCGCTCGATCGCCACTGCGACGAGAGCTTCAAGATGGCTCCGGTGGCGGACATCGGTCACCCTATAGGCGGCCTTGCCGCCTGCGGCGGTAATGTCGTCCACGGTCGCCGCGAGCGCTTCCTCGCCCCGGGCCCCGAGCACGACAAAAGCCCCGCGCTCTGCAAGCAGCTTCGCCGTCGCCTGGCCGATCCCGCTGCTTGCGCCGGTGATGGCGACAACCTTGCCCTCAATGCCCAATGCCATTCTCCTTCATCGAACTGAGCCAAGAGCATATCAACCCGGTCCAAGATGAACTATGCTCAGACGCCCATGGATTTGTCGTGAACGTCCAAAGTGATGACTGATCCGCTGTCGGATGTTCTCAACGTTCTCGGCGCAAGGGTGACCCGCCGCACCCGGCTGGAAGCCGCGGGACGATGGGCCCTCGCATTTCCCGCTCTCGAGCGCCTCAAATTCGTGGCGCTCGTGCGGGGAGCCGGCTGGATGATGCTGCCGGGGCGGCCGCCGCAACTGTTGAGCGCAGGCGATGTCTGCCTGCTCGGATGCACGGCCTATACGATAGCCAGCGACCCGGCGCTGCCGCCCCTCGATGGCCAGCCTTTCTACGGCGCTGGCTGCGATACGGCACGTCTCGGAGGCGACGAGACGGTTTCGATCGGGGGAACCGTCACCTTCGCCCCGGGGCATGCGGATTTCCTGCTCGGCATGCTGCCGGATTTCCTGTTCGTTCCGCGATCCTCGGCTGCGTCCGGCGCGATTTCGACGATCCTCGGGTTGATGGATGACGAGGCCAAGCGGGACATCATCGGCAGCGGGATCGTAAGTGCCCGGCTCGCCGATGTGTTGCTGGTGGAGGCGATCCGCGCCTATGCGGGGAGTGTCGGGCAGGTCGAGATCGGATGGCTTGGCGCTCTCTCGGATCCTCGGCTGGGCCGGGTGCTTCGCGTCATTCACGGGGATATCGCGCAGCCTTGGACGGTGGCCCGGCTCGCCGGCGTGGCCGGCATGTCGCGTGCTGCCTTCTCCGCGGCGTTCACGCGCCGGGTGGGACAGCCGCCGCTCGCCTATGTGCGCGCGTGGCGTCTCACCATCGCTCGGGTGGCGGTGGCGCGTGGAGACGACACGGTCGCCAGCATCGCCGGCCAGGTCGGCTACACGTCGCAGAGCGCATTCGGCCACGCTTTCAAGCGCGCTTTCGGCCGGCCTCCGAAGGCTCATGCCTTTCGCTCGTCTTGAAGTGCGGAGGCGAACGTGAACAAACGCCGTGATCCCCGAGACGCCACCAATCTCGGTGTGACAGCGCGGGTCTACGAGACGGGTAAATTCTCGGCTGGCATGGCCTAAGTCGAAAGTTTTCCAGAGTCGATCGTCAGCGTCACAATGATTCCGTCACTGGACCAGTCCGTTTTGATGACACCGCCAAGCTGGCCGGTCACGATGCGGTTAAGCAGCTTGCTGCCATAGCCTTCGCCGGCCGGAGGCTCGACCGACGGGCCGCCGCGCTCTGTCCACACGATGCACAAGTGACCGTCGCTGTTCGTCCCCGAAACATCGAGCATACCCGCACCAATCGAGAGGGCGCCATATTTCAGCGAATTCGTTGCAAGCTCATGCATGACGAGCGCAAGGGTCGTGGCGGCACGTTCGCCCACCCCCATCCGGGGAACCGCAACGCGGACGCGCCCGCTGAAAGCAGCGGAATCGTCGTAGGGAGCCAGGACCAACGAGATGATATCACCCAGCAAGGCGGCCCGGCCCTGATGGCCCGGCAGCGGGCGGACAGCGTCATGCGCTCTGCCGAGCGCGGCCAGGCGTTCCGTCAGCTCCTTCGCCATTTCATGGACGGTCGTGGTCGAGCGCGAGGTTATCGTCGTAAGACCGGTCGCGATGGCCAGGAGATTCTTGACCCTGTGACTCATCTCACCGGCAAGAAGCTCGTGCCCCTCTTCTGCCTGCTTGCGTCCTGTCACGTCGAGGAAAACACCCGACATCTGCCCCTTGTGCAGCCCTTCGTCATTGCCGAGGCCGCGAGATGAAATCCATCGAATTTCTTCATCCAGGAGGATGCGAAAGTCGATCTCATACGCGCCCACCATGGCCCGCGTGGCGGCGAACGCGGCGCGCACCCTGTCCCGGTCCGCGGGATGAATGCGAGAAGAAAGGTCCTCGAACGTCACATTTTTTGTTTGCGGCAGGCCCCAAAGAGCAAAACCTCGCTCGTCCATTGCAAAAGCGTCGGTTTCAACCGTCCACGACCACAGCGCCACGCCCGCGGCATTCAGGGCACGCTTGAGATTTTGCGCTTCCCGCAGGGGATGGTTTTCGTCGCTGAATGGCATGGCCTTCTCCCGTCTTCAACGAAGTGAGCAGATCGTGCCCCCCGTTGCGCTAGCGGCGAGACCTTGGTGAGGTAATTGTCAGGACCGTCAATGCCTAGGCTGAAATAGCTACGCCTTATCAAGAGTCTCGATGAACTGACTGGCGGAAGGGGTGAGATTCGAACTCACGGTGGGCTTGCACCCACGGCGGTTTTCAAGACCGCTGCCTTAAACCACTCGGCCACCCTTCCGGCACCGGACGGGCGAGACAGGGTCGGCACCGTGGCGCAAGAAGGCCTGTCTAGCAGGGAAGACGGAAGAGTCAAAGGGTCAAACGCGGCGTCCGGCGGCCGCGTTCGATCGTCTCGGGACGGTACCCGGTCTGGCCGAGGCGCTTCAGAACAGGCTGAACTGCTGGGGCCTGCGCCTTGCCGGCGGCGCGGCGCGGACCACGGTCAATTCGGCGCCGATGTCGCGCAGAAAGGGCGAAGCCGGCAGCGCTCGCCTCGCGCCGCGCCAGAACCGGTCGGCGGCGCGGGTGAGGAACAGCCTGTCCCGCGCCCGCGTCATGGCGACATAGAACAGCCGCCGCTCTTCGGCACCGGCCTCCCCGCTTTCCTCCGCCGGCCCCCAGGAGAACGGCATGAGGCCCTCCTCCATGCCGACGACGAAGACCACCGGGAATTCCAGTCCCTTGGCGGCATGCATGGTGGCGAGCAGCACCCGGTCGGCACGCGGATCGTAGAAATCGGCCTCGGTCGAAAGCGCGACCTGCTCCCTCAGGCGTGCCTCGTCGCCCGCGACGGCCGCCGAAGCCGCGAGCGACGCGAGCCATGCCCTGGCCTCGGCAACCGCAGGGCCGGCTTCCTCCCGCGAGCGCGCCGCCTGCGCGGTGGCGGCGATGCGTGCCGGCAGATCCGGCCCCTCGGCCTCCCCGCCCTGCTCGGCGAGCAGATGGAGGATCGCCTCCACCCCCGCATGGTCGGCCAGGCGCGCCGGCGAGCTCTTCCGGTAGGGAATGCCGGCGCGGTCGAAGGCGTCCCGCAGCGCCGCCGCCTGCATGTCCGTGCGGTAGAGGACGGCGAAATCGGCAAAGCCGAGAGAGGCTTGGTCGAGAGAGGCATGCTCGAGAGAGGCTTGGCCGCCCCGGCCGCGATGCTTCCCCTTGCCGGCCTCCAGCAGGTCGTGGCCGCCGAGGATCTCCTCGATCGTCCTCGCCACGAAGTCGGCCTCCGCCTGCTCCGAGACGGCGGCATGGAGCACGATCGGCTCATCCATGGGGCGCGTGATGCCGTCCGGCGCCATGCCGACGAGTTGCGAAGCCGCGGTGACGATGGTGCCGCTCGAGCGGTAGTTGCGCGCCAGGCGCACCGTCGGCGCGGCGGGGAAGTCGCGGGCGAAGCGTTCGAAGCAGGTCGCGTCCGCCCCGCGGAAGCCGTAGATCGCCTGGTTGGGATCGCCGATGACGCAGAGCCTGCCCGCCGGACCGGCGATGAGGCGCAGCAGGCGATATTGCTGCTCGTCGACGTCCTGGAACTCGTCGGCGAGGATATGGGCGAAGCGCGCGCGCCACAGCGCCGCGATCCCGGCATGCTCTTCCAGGAGTTTCACCGGCAGCGCGACCAGATCGTCGAAATCGAGCCAGCCCTGCTCCCGGCCGAGCCGGTCGAGCGTGGCGAGGGCCTGCATTTCCTCCGGCTCCCCTCCCGCGCCCGTGCGCTTGAGCACCGATACGGCGCGGACGAGGCGGGCGGCACGGGTGTCGCCGAGGCCCAGCGCCGTCGCCAGGGCCGCCTTGCGCTCGGCCTCGTCGGCGATGCGGAAGCCGGGATCGAGGCCGAGGGCCGCACCATGGGCACGCAGGATCGAAAGCCCGAGGGAATGGAAGCTGTGCACCGCCACCGCCGCGGCCTCGCCGGGCAGCAGCAGGGCGAGCCGGGCCCGCAATTCCTCCGTCGCCCGGCGCGTGAAGGTGATGGCGAGGCAGGAGGCGGCAGCCACGCCGCATTCGGCGACC encodes the following:
- a CDS encoding glutathione S-transferase — encoded protein: MTIYDWHTGPYPARVRIALGELRLQSQVRFVSIDLWKGEHKTPAFLAKNYSGTLPVLELDDGTLIAECTAITQYLDALNGDHLLTGMTPLEQGVIHMMSKRAEIELLDAISVYFHHATPGLGPDVEIYQNAEWGLRQRDKAVRGMRYFDSVLRQRPFIAGHAFSMADIAVIGGLIFAELVGLPVPAECEALRAWYARMQQRPSVRNRITMSPPSKAAT
- a CDS encoding SDR family oxidoreductase, whose product is MALGIEGKVVAITGASSGIGQATAKLLAERGAFVVLGARGEEALAATVDDITAAGGKAAYRVTDVRHRSHLEALVAVAIERGGRLDVIVNNAGIGPISRFDALRVEDWDAMIDVNLRGTLYGIAAALPVFKRQQSGHVINIVSTAGIKILPTMGVYAATKNAVRTISEALRQEAGPHLRVTEVSPGMTSTNFASSITDRAVKEAIGERVADIGIPPSSIARGVAYAIEQPADVDVGSIVIRPTAQD
- a CDS encoding AraC family transcriptional regulator; the protein is MTDPLSDVLNVLGARVTRRTRLEAAGRWALAFPALERLKFVALVRGAGWMMLPGRPPQLLSAGDVCLLGCTAYTIASDPALPPLDGQPFYGAGCDTARLGGDETVSIGGTVTFAPGHADFLLGMLPDFLFVPRSSAASGAISTILGLMDDEAKRDIIGSGIVSARLADVLLVEAIRAYAGSVGQVEIGWLGALSDPRLGRVLRVIHGDIAQPWTVARLAGVAGMSRAAFSAAFTRRVGQPPLAYVRAWRLTIARVAVARGDDTVASIAGQVGYTSQSAFGHAFKRAFGRPPKAHAFRSS
- a CDS encoding sensor histidine kinase produces the protein MPFSDENHPLREAQNLKRALNAAGVALWSWTVETDAFAMDERGFALWGLPQTKNVTFEDLSSRIHPADRDRVRAAFAATRAMVGAYEIDFRILLDEEIRWISSRGLGNDEGLHKGQMSGVFLDVTGRKQAEEGHELLAGEMSHRVKNLLAIATGLTTITSRSTTTVHEMAKELTERLAALGRAHDAVRPLPGHQGRAALLGDIISLVLAPYDDSAAFSGRVRVAVPRMGVGERAATTLALVMHELATNSLKYGALSIGAGMLDVSGTNSDGHLCIVWTERGGPSVEPPAGEGYGSKLLNRIVTGQLGGVIKTDWSSDGIIVTLTIDSGKLST
- a CDS encoding UvrD-helicase domain-containing protein, producing MAFHADLHVHSKYSRATSRDLDLEHLAWWAARKGIGVVGTGDCVHPAWLAEIKDKLVADGGGLFRLRPDIEADVFRTLPPSCRMPVRFMLSTEISTIYKKGEKTRKIHHLIYAPDFASADRLAASLGRIGNIASDGRPILGLDSRDLLEVALESGPHSYLVPAHIWTPWFAALGSQSGFDSIGDCYGDLAEHIFAVETGLSSDPAMNWRVSSLDRYRLTSNSDAHSPGKLGREATRFSCEPDYFAIRRALETGEGYDGTVEFFPEEGKYHMDGHRACGVRLDPRQTLALDGRCPVCGSRVTVGVAHRVEMLADRSEADAAPPATAGEVSSLVPLPEILSEILGSGVASKAVDQAYARTSAALGPELGILGTVPVEEIERADPLLGEAVSRLRAGTVIRQAGYDGEYGVIRLFEEGELSRFTRGERLFEAPVHRRVRAPKAPSGEPARVEAALPAEPLAPPRPSGRSGLLAALDDDQARAAAMVDTALAVVAGPGSGKTRMLTHRIAHLVAECGVAAASCLAITFTRRATEELRARLALLLPGEAAAVAVHSFHSLGLSILRAHGAALGLDPGFRIADEAERKAALATALGLGDTRAARLVRAVSVLKRTGAGGEPEEMQALATLDRLGREQGWLDFDDLVALPVKLLEEHAGIAALWRARFAHILADEFQDVDEQQYRLLRLIAGPAGRLCVIGDPNQAIYGFRGADATCFERFARDFPAAPTVRLARNYRSSGTIVTAASQLVGMAPDGITRPMDEPIVLHAAVSEQAEADFVARTIEEILGGHDLLEAGKGKHRGRGGQASLEHASLDQASLGFADFAVLYRTDMQAAALRDAFDRAGIPYRKSSPARLADHAGVEAILHLLAEQGGEAEGPDLPARIAATAQAARSREEAGPAVAEARAWLASLAASAAVAGDEARLREQVALSTEADFYDPRADRVLLATMHAAKGLEFPVVFVVGMEEGLMPFSWGPAEESGEAGAEERRLFYVAMTRARDRLFLTRAADRFWRGARRALPASPFLRDIGAELTVVRAAPPARRRPQQFSLF